The following proteins are encoded in a genomic region of Streptomyces lunaelactis:
- a CDS encoding ATP-binding cassette domain-containing protein, protein MEFNGIARRLDPARTYVLGRDPQSDMEFQEAVVSWRHARIYWNGKSWVLQDLGSTNGTYTNGRCMRLADITHGAVSSLGSEADGPQLRFNAPTHQQNGHLKGGGAPPEAHRDSQPTAPRSHGQAVRVATLTARRLTVKVKCGKSKRTLLNKVSFAVPPKALIAVIGPSGSGKSTLLRALTGHQRDVRGEVLYENQNLHERFAALRQRIGIVPQHDILHLQLTVRTALRYAARLRFPRDTDAAERDRRVEKVLSELKLDAHAGKRIAALSGGQQKRVSVAMELLTRPSLMFLDEPTSGLDPGMDRDVMQLLRRLADDGRTIIVVTHSVRELELCDKVLVLAPRGSVAYYGPPEAALEFFGYEQWADVFSAFEKEHGYDWSGRWRESGQHLASLVTPHQTGTPAGHAAHEGVHPPKPPLWTAQLFTLVRRYLAVVASDKGFVGMMVLLPVVLGLANTVIPADFGLRKAPHGKANVEAGTVLVSLVISMCFIGTTNSVRELVKERAIYARERAAGLSRSAYLMSKITVLGLITGLQGIVLCALSFAPRELPAEGVVVKSTPVLEMTFVITLLGFTSMMCGLVISALVKTAEKTMPLLVVFSVAQYMFSGIVFKLFDNPGVEHVARLMPSRWAVAAEGVTLDLGQVLGPQDKTAPSATDPLWRHTFGQWLTDTGVLLGAAIVCSLLTIRFLRRHEPEVVRKR, encoded by the coding sequence ATGGAATTCAACGGGATCGCCAGGAGACTCGATCCTGCCAGAACGTACGTGCTGGGTCGTGATCCTCAGTCGGACATGGAATTCCAGGAGGCCGTCGTTTCGTGGCGGCACGCCCGAATCTACTGGAACGGAAAGAGCTGGGTCTTGCAGGATCTGGGCAGCACCAACGGCACATACACCAACGGTCGGTGCATGCGTCTGGCAGACATCACCCACGGTGCTGTATCCAGCCTCGGCAGTGAAGCCGATGGTCCGCAGCTTCGCTTCAATGCGCCGACGCACCAGCAGAACGGTCACTTGAAGGGCGGCGGCGCGCCACCAGAGGCACACCGGGACAGTCAACCCACCGCCCCCCGCTCCCATGGGCAGGCCGTCCGCGTCGCCACGCTGACCGCCCGTCGGCTGACCGTCAAGGTCAAGTGCGGCAAGAGCAAGAGAACGTTGCTGAACAAGGTGAGCTTCGCGGTGCCGCCGAAGGCTCTGATCGCGGTGATCGGACCGTCCGGTTCTGGGAAGTCCACCTTGCTGCGCGCCCTGACCGGTCACCAGCGCGACGTCAGAGGCGAGGTGCTCTATGAGAACCAGAACCTTCACGAGCGGTTCGCTGCACTGCGTCAGCGCATCGGCATCGTCCCACAGCACGACATTCTCCATCTGCAGCTCACTGTACGGACCGCGCTCCGGTACGCCGCCAGACTGCGCTTTCCCCGCGACACCGACGCTGCGGAGCGCGACCGTCGGGTCGAGAAGGTGCTGAGTGAGCTCAAACTCGACGCCCACGCCGGCAAACGCATCGCCGCGCTCTCCGGTGGGCAGCAGAAGCGCGTCTCTGTCGCCATGGAACTGCTGACCAGACCCTCGCTCATGTTCCTGGACGAGCCGACCTCCGGCTTGGACCCCGGCATGGACCGCGATGTCATGCAACTGCTGCGACGACTCGCTGACGACGGCAGGACCATCATTGTGGTGACCCACTCGGTCCGGGAGTTGGAGTTGTGCGACAAGGTGCTGGTCCTGGCCCCGCGCGGATCCGTGGCGTACTACGGTCCGCCGGAGGCGGCACTGGAATTCTTCGGGTACGAGCAGTGGGCCGACGTCTTCTCCGCCTTCGAGAAGGAACACGGGTACGACTGGTCCGGACGGTGGCGCGAGTCGGGGCAGCACCTGGCCTCCTTGGTTACCCCGCATCAGACGGGCACGCCTGCGGGGCATGCGGCCCACGAGGGCGTTCATCCGCCGAAGCCACCTCTCTGGACAGCTCAGCTCTTCACGCTCGTCCGCCGGTACCTGGCGGTCGTGGCCTCCGACAAGGGGTTCGTCGGCATGATGGTCCTCCTGCCTGTCGTCCTGGGCCTGGCCAACACCGTGATACCTGCTGACTTCGGCCTTCGAAAAGCACCCCACGGCAAGGCGAACGTCGAGGCCGGCACCGTCCTCGTATCCCTGGTCATTAGCATGTGCTTCATCGGCACCACGAACTCTGTCCGGGAGCTGGTCAAGGAACGGGCGATCTACGCGAGGGAACGGGCGGCGGGCCTGTCCAGATCCGCCTACCTGATGTCGAAGATCACGGTGCTGGGACTGATCACGGGCTTGCAGGGGATCGTCCTGTGCGCGCTCAGCTTTGCACCGCGCGAACTGCCGGCAGAAGGCGTAGTCGTGAAAAGCACCCCGGTCTTAGAGATGACATTCGTCATCACGCTGCTCGGGTTCACCTCCATGATGTGCGGTCTGGTCATCTCGGCACTGGTGAAGACTGCCGAGAAAACTATGCCTCTGCTGGTTGTCTTTTCTGTTGCCCAGTACATGTTCTCAGGCATCGTCTTCAAACTCTTCGACAATCCCGGTGTTGAACACGTGGCCAGGCTGATGCCATCACGGTGGGCCGTCGCAGCGGAAGGCGTAACACTCGATCTTGGGCAGGTGCTCGGTCCCCAGGACAAGACGGCTCCCTCCGCCACCGACCCTCTGTGGCGTCACACCTTCGGCCAGTGGCTGACCGACACAGGAGTGCTGCTCGGCGCGGCGATCGTCTGCTCGCTGCTCACGATCCGGTTCCTGCGCCGCCACGAACCGGAAGTCGTACGAAAGCGCTGA